CGTCGGTCCGGAGCCGCTTGGACCCCTTGGGCAGCAGGCGCAACTCCACCACCCGGGCGGCCAGGTCGTCCGGGATGTCGACGCGGCCCTCCAGTGGATGGTCGATCACCCAGCCGTCCTTGCGCACCAAGAGTTGCACCTGCCGGCCGGCGACCTGGGCGGCGGTCAGTTCCAACAGGAAGACACCCAGGCTGTCGGTCGTGGCCGTGCGCCCGGTCTGGACTAGGGCCACGTCCACCGCGGGCGCGGGGTTCAAGTCACCCTGGGTTCCGACCGTCTGAACCAGTCCGTGGAGCAGCCGCTCCGCGGCCGGCACCGGCCAGGGGGCGAGCAGAATCAGCAGGACGAGCGTCAGGGCGAGCGGCGGGCGGGGGATGGCGTCCAAGAGTGTCTCCGCTGGTCGTGGGGTCGGGGAACCTGGTGCCAAAAAATACCGTCATTCTCGTTCCCGCGCTCCGCGTCACTGCCGTTGAGGCAAGCCGCGCTCGTCGACCGTGCGCCCTCCGACTGGAGTCCAAGGCTTCAGCCTTGGCGCCCTCCTCCAAGGCTGAAGCCTTGGACTCCAGGGGCTTCGGCCGACAGCGGCGACTTGGCCAGCCGCTGCGCCTGGAAACGAGAGCTAGTTGCATTACGGGAACTGCCAACGGGGATTCACTCCGGCCGCATGATGAAACTCAGGCGTCGGCTGCCGGTCAGGACATATTGACGGTGGGGCGCGAGCCCCGGGCCGGTGGCGATGAGTTGGACCTGCTGCTCTCCGCGGCCCGGCACCTCCAGGGTGAAGCGACCCAGCGCGTCGGTCTGGGTATGCAAGCCCTGTTCGGGCAGGGCGACAGTGACGCCGGGGATGGGCCGACCGGCGCCGTCCAGGATGGTCCCGGCCAACTCCGGATGAGGCCCGGCGCCAAACCAGACCCCGAGGCCGCCCAGGGCCAAGAGGATCGCCAGGGTCGCGATCAGCCGGAACCGCCAAGCCCGGAACCAAGGTCCCAACCTCGCCGGCCAGCCGCGGGCCGACGCCGGGGTCCCGGCCCCTCCGGGTGGCGCTGCGCCCGGCGCCCGCCCCTGGTCCAAGAGGCGCAGGCGCTCCAGAATGACCTCGGCGATCTCGGCCGACGAGCGCTTGCCGATCCAGACGGACCCATCAATAGAAAAGAGCCCGGGGATCGCCGTGTCATCCAGGCGCAACGGCATGACCGAGTCCGCCCGGCGGAGCTTGATCAGATCGCGCACGGCGCGCCACTCCAGCCCGCACCACTCCTTGCGCTCGTAGTCCGCGCAGAGCAAGACGGCGATCAGCTCGCAGTGGTCGTGGTAGAGGGACTGGAGATAGGTGTCCAGGTCCGAGCGGGCGAACTCGGCCTCGCACCAGGCGTCGTAGAGGACCGCCTGGCGTCCCAGGTCCGTGGCCAGCCGCTCCGCGACGCGGGCGACAAAGGGGCGCTGCTCGCCGGGGAAGGAGAGTGCAACGCGGAAGCGCTTGGACGACTCCAGGGTCAAGCGGCCCCGAACAATCGAAGGTAGTTCTCGCTGGTGGCCCGCGCCAAATCCTCCACCGCCATCCCCCGCTCCGCGGCGATGCAGGCGGCGACCAGCGGCACGAAGCGGGGCTGGTTGGACTTGCCGCGATGGGGCACCGGGGCGAGATAGGGCGCGTCGGTCTCGATCAGGAGTCGGTCCAGGGGGACCTGGCGCGCGGCCTCGCGCAGGGCGACGGCCGTCTTGAAGGTAACGATGCCGGAGAAGGAGACATAGAGGCCCA
The DNA window shown above is from Candidatus Thiodictyon syntrophicum and carries:
- a CDS encoding toll/interleukin-1 receptor domain-containing protein produces the protein MTLESSKRFRVALSFPGEQRPFVARVAERLATDLGRQAVLYDAWCEAEFARSDLDTYLQSLYHDHCELIAVLLCADYERKEWCGLEWRAVRDLIKLRRADSVMPLRLDDTAIPGLFSIDGSVWIGKRSSAEIAEVILERLRLLDQGRAPGAAPPGGAGTPASARGWPARLGPWFRAWRFRLIATLAILLALGGLGVWFGAGPHPELAGTILDGAGRPIPGVTVALPEQGLHTQTDALGRFTLEVPGRGEQQVQLIATGPGLAPHRQYVLTGSRRLSFIMRPE